AGTAATGTTTAAGTCATGTGAAGTAATGTGATAAAATAATCATGGGAAGTAATGTTTAAGTCTCCCTCTTTCCGTCATATACATTTGCCTTTTGATACGACTGCATATGTATCTGTCGAACtcacaaacatatatatatatatatatatatatatatatatatatatatatatatatatatatatatatatatatatcgcctTAAGGTACGTTAAGAACAATACATTCGAATTTTGTTTttgattaatttaaatagaatTATTGAATttctcaaaatgaaaaatcataagTTATCATAACACGATTTCTAGATAAATGTTAAGTGTTCCACATTCAAAAAAGTCAACTAGTGAATTTATGAGCTAAGAaatatttatctatttatttattattaatagAAATACGTAGTACAAGTTATTGTTATTGTGTTTAATAAGTAAAAAGTGGTAAAATAATATGGGAAGTAATGTTTATGACTTCCTCTTTTCGTCAAATAAATTTGTTTTATGATGTTATCGTGTATGAATCTCTCTAACTCTCCGACGAACGTAACACAATTTTACATTTTTAAAAATACATCATCTTAAGAACAACACATATTCAAATTTCATTTTTGATAATTGAGATTAGATATTAATATAGTTATTATATTCCTCATTATGAAAATTAATCCATAGATTATCATGATACAATTTCTACATAATTAATGAACCACATCCAAAAAAGTCAATTAATTAGTGAATTTATGAGCATTTTGTCACTTTGAAAAGATCCTTAAAGTGTATGTGTGCTTTAAAAATTAAGTGGCGCAGAAATTTTTAGAGAATTTTAATTTGCAAACTCAGTTTTTGAAGTTTTGCAAAATTGttgtttgagctaaattttaaAGAATTTCAAACTCGATTTTTCAAGATTTCAAAAACTGaaaaattccaaaactaatttttaaatttttcaaagactcactactaaaaattcggcaaaaaccgaccaaggtcgaccgaccaactttggtcggtcaaaaaaccgaccaaaaaaccgatcaaagttggtcggtttttcaaaatatttttttttttttttttacgaaaccgaccaactttggtcagttttcgttagcgcaaaaatgcggaaaactatttttgagtcccgcaaaatttatgtttcaagaaactgaccaactttggtcggtttttcaattaaaataaataaaaattaatattaaaataacTGACCAATTCGGCGGGttatttaaaaaaccgaccaactttggttggtaattttactttttaataaaaccgaccaactttggtcggttattttcgtgcgaaaatacaattaaagagtataaatcaaataaaagacaatcttaaaataaaatgtaccaatggtctagtggtagaatagtatccttccacagtacagaccccggttcgattcccagatagtgaatatttttattacataattaaaataccgaccaaaattaaagttggtcggttttttttgcaatatttttcttttgaatttaattgaccgaccaaagttggtcggtaatttccgaccaactttggtcggtattcctttccgaccacaaaaataccgtccacacgtaaatggtcgtgttttggtcggtttttggccattaccgaccaacgttggtcggtatttttgatCGGTTTTTACTGAATTTCTAATAGTGACTTAAAAACATGAGTGTGGGAAATCATAAAACCAGCAAAAGATCTGAGTAACGGCTTACATAGATAGTCTTAACAATTAGCGAGACCAAAATGACTACAAGGTACAGGAAACAACTGACTAATAACAGCAGAAAAATCATACCGAGTAAAGGATTCCATTGTCATTTACTCGCATAGTACAAAGAATCCAAAATTttgaattgtcacgaccccaatttcgctccgtaggatgtcgtgacggcacctaatctctacgacaAGGTAAGactaacaaataataataacttgacagaaataatttaacaaaatactaaaacaagCTGAATACTGATATAAACTTCCGAATCAAAACATAATCTAAACATTACACTCCTCAAAACCGGTGGAATCGAGTCATAAGATCTACATAATAATTCTAGAATATCTAATACATCATTGccagaaagaaatacaacaagaagtaaaatagggaaggtgactccaaggcctgcggaaatggggcaggtataccttgaagtctcccaagtAGCAGCTACAAACAATCTCTAACGATCGAtacgagcagacgtacctggatctgcataaaaaatgTGCAGTAGCGTAGTATGAGTGCAGCGCAActttacccagtaagtatcaagcctaacttcagtagagtagtgacgaggccaggtcaagacacctactaggatataaataaacagtatGAAAATGTAGTAAAGAGATGTAATGAAGAGTGAggaaataactgatacgaaacaagACAATAACATGAACTAATACTCGAAGTTAAAAATGAAAATAGCATAAAAGAAGTAACTAAAGAGGGCTATACTGATCATGTAGGGACAACAACAACTAGAATAataaagaatgaaacaacaagaaaTATTCCCACCAAAATactttgcaacatgaaataaacAGCAAGAATCACAATGAGGGACCGCCTCttgtataatgaaatcaaaccaaGGTACCACCTTGTATattcaagaatcacaaccgaggtactgcctcgtattcacatttctcaaattcaatcacaatctttctttataccgccgcgtgagccttacaatcgaaataggttttgaaaataattttttcgaaatagctacatgcactttagcccaccttatgatgcctcgtggcttcacgtagttctcCTACAAGAAAcacacacataagtcccaccttataccgcctcatgcacattaaccccaagccttataccgccgtaTGTGCgacaatatcatatcacaataacaatttGCACCACAAGTatccatatatcacaacttgccaacaacaataacaacaataccaatgtttcaacaataatatcccatggctccaccacaacgtatacaagattgtcaacaacaacaatgaatgtaaaattctcaaTAAGATAGGTGTCTAAACAATAACTAACTTCGCCTCAACGTGTtaatgactttcacaacttcaacactaattaactcaacaatgagatacataatgtataaccacgatattagataagactaactcacaataaaagagataacatttAGCAATGAgtttcaaataatggaaatcaacaaggaaAAGGATAACATGGAGAATTACTTTAAGTAAATGATAATCaataaggaaagagataacacgatcaacaacttcaaataattataattaacaatgaagagataacatataacaataaaagaggcaacaagtttaactaaagcatgagagcaaagGATCAATTAGGAGGTAGAACGACTATTAACGAAATCATTTAAGGTATGTAAGGATAGACTATCACAGTATGAATAGATTGACTAAGAGAATTAGAACATGGTATGgtattcaattaaagcatgaaaatagtctaagtagcctaaactggtcaaataccacgtacaacctgtgtacccactcgtcaccttgcgtacacagatTTCACTTAGTACAATTGagtcaaacaataccaatcctaagggggtAGTCCCCTACATGAAGTTAgggaagatacttacctcaactatgCCAATTCAACCCTTGAAAATAGCTTTTACCTTAAAAtatgcctccacacggctcaaatctaaccaaaatcgattcaatatcatcaaacaattctagggaattcaattgcaatagataaagttaagatctttacatttTTTCCAAAAGGTCAATAAAAGTTAACCCAGGGCTTGCCcagtcaaaactcgggtccaatggtagattccagATACCcttgaccccacgagttcatatatgtaattactttcaaaatccgagtccaaatcgactttcaaaactcaatttcttattattcaaaaacttgacaaagtttcacaaaatttcactttgattcacattaTTTTGATGCTAAAATCTAATATATATGTTGATGAAATATGACTAGAAATAGATTAAAATCGCTTACtcaaggtttgtaggtgaaaatctcctctccaaatctcctcttaccgagtctagggttcaaaaataagAGAATAAGTTAAAAAATCCAGTCTCCCAACCCTTTAACAAGCCGCataagtcgcatttgcgacacatggTTCGCATTTTTTAACCCTCTCAATTGCGGACCAgggctcgcatttgtgaaccaTGGCAGACTCAGCatacatcgcaattgcgatggagtcttcgcaattgcgaactggggaacatcgcaaaagcgaaaaattgttcgcaattacgaacacTGCCGAATTAATgctggcttcgcaaatgcgaagggaagGTCGCATTTGTGAAAACTTCCCCTCACTTGTcacctttgcaaatgcgagcccggtgtttgcatttgcgacactAGAGCACTAGACACAAGATTTTACCATTACCAGTCCAAACCACTCTggaacatgtccgaaactcatgcaagcccttggggctccaaaccaaccatccacacaagtctaaaaatattatacgaactcgctcacgagaacaaagtaaaaaaataacatctaaaactacgaattgaactttAAAATACATGGAATTCAAGGAGAttttcaagaatttctaaaattacaACTCAGCATCCGAAtgctatcaaatcaactccaaatgacactgAATTTTGCAGAAAAGTTCTAAATATCATAACGGACCtgttccaagtcccaaaattaaattgcgagctcgatagctaaaattcaacctacggtcaaatttttcaactttaaattgctaaatttcggcaaatcaacataaatcgacctacggactttcaaaatcaattccaggcatacgccaaGTCCGAAATAACGATACGAAGCTAACAGAGTCATAAAAACACAGTTccagggtcattttcacaaaagtcaaagtttggttaaCATTTTCTAATTTAAACCTCTAAGTCAAGAATTAAGGGTCCGAATCAACCCGAAAGCTCCCTGGAATGAAACTAACCGACCTCGGAAGTCATAAAATTATAAGCACACATACGTGAAACATAAAAAGGGGTAACggggcgcaattacacaaaataaccGATCGGTTCTTTACATGAATACACCATTTAGTGCTAGAAAAtggctaaaaagaaaaaaaactaaagCAGCTAGTATAGGCTACTGATTAGCACGGATCTACCATGTTAGCTTCGAGTTCAGGTAAACACAGTAGTTTTTGTCAAGatcttgtgtgtgtgtgtgtgtgtgtatatatatatatatagtataaaactgtataatattaataaatatttgactaaaaattaattattattgtatattaacttgAGGTTGCTTTAGGAACTCATAAACTTTAAATCGGAAATTTGCGCCTCTAGTTAGTATTTGCATTGACGGAGCCAGAATACCAACTACGGGTTCAGTTGAACTCAGTATCTTTGATTCAAATCATGTATTGATCTTAAAATGGTTCACTGaatatatatgtcacgacccagaacTCCCAACCTCAGGACCATGGAGTTAGATAATTACTTAACCAGTTTTAACAATTGTTACAAGGTGTTGCACATTAACGATGGATAAACTCAGAAATGGACACAATATTGATATACATAACATGATACTATGCTACTCCCTGAAATCCGGAGTCACAActacatgagcttctagaatattACAAATATGGTATGATGCAAAACATAATACTCTCTGAAACTAAAATAACAGTAAAACacgatagaaggggactttaggaACTATGAACGCCaacagctctacctcaagtctcctgtaaCTATCAAATCAGAAAAGTCTCCACTACGCGCCATTGGGACCAACACCggtatatgcacaagaagtgcagaagtgtatcatgagtacaaccgatcccatgtacactgtaagtaccgagcctaacctcgacgaagttgtcacgacccgaaatcccgccctcgggaccgtgatggcacctattatttttcttgctaggcaagccaacattagataaATTACTTAACAagttttaacaattcaaaatcaAAACATTAATAATAATGAACTGTGGTAGTCTGAAATAGATATAGTAAGTAACACGTGATGTCACTAAACATAACCCATAAATctggtgtcacgaatacatgagcatctagagtaCTACAGATAAAGTCTGAACAAAATACAAGTGTTAGAAACTAAATAAATAGTAAATACAGAATGgaaaggggacttcagggttgcagatgccgtgcagctatacctcaagtctcttaaAGTAGTTGAATTCCCCGCTGGGATCAACaacggtatctgcacaagaagggCATAAGTATAGCAtaaatacaaccgaccccatgtaataTGTAAGTACcgaacctaacctcgacaaagtagtgacgaggctatggcaaGTCACTTAAAAATAATCtttatgaaataataataataacagaaaaacaGGAATAGAAATAAAATCAATAAACTCATATAAACGGACCCCAAGGTCAACTACCAGAGAGCCCAagaataacaagtctcatatCACAACACCGAGGATAACTCAACCCCAAAATAAAAAGTGTCAAGTCTCATATCACAACACCGAggataactcaacaatcaaaagcaattacaacatatcaaattcgttgcggtgcgcaacccgatctcaccatatcatcatctgttcATATCATAGTCCGTTCTTATTCCTTCATATCATCTCAATACTTATCAAtaccattgtggcgtgcaacacTATCTGCAAACAATTTTAAATTATTCACATAAACAATTCAGCAACAACATTTACAAAATATCACACAAAGAAGGTGGAATGTACAAAACAGTAAAGAACCACAGATTAAACGAAAAATCTCCAACATAGAAGTCAAGTATAAACATGTAACAGTTAAAGCATATAATAAGAGATATCATGGAATagatgaaaatatggaaataaaTATCCCAATCCCTCATGCTAAATCCCATGATGGAGTATATACACtcttcacctcacatatacaccgcttTCCCATATaatttacataacaaataattcaacaagtcctaattccctcaagtcaatatTAGACACAACAGTTACCTCACTTTGCTAAACAAGCAATCAATCAATCACGACATTTCCCTTTGAAGAAGcgtccaaaccaaccaaatctaatcAATTATCGATCATACAAttaaaaataagctttagaaactacccattaatgaaaaaggttcaattttgataaattttgaaagagtcaacaaaagtcaaccatgggatcaaaatccgagattcggaccaaaactcaaCTACACATTCATCCACGAGTCCGGTCATGTGATTTGTATTAAAATCCGACCTCCATTTTaggtctaaatcttaattttataaaatcctcaatttctacccaaattcccaatttctaccatgaaaatcctaaatttgatgttgaaatctcatgaaaggtaatggggaattgaaagaaagtagattaGAGTTTCTTACAAATGATTCTTGGAATAAGAAATTCTTGCAAagtcgcctctagagtgtttagggttgagataTGATGTAAAATGAGATAAGTTCCCTTTTCTctctcttttacccagctgcagatatCGCAAATATGCGAAATAGGTCACAATTGCGAACTGTGTCCCCAGCCTGCTTTAGTCGCAATTATGACAAGACCATCGCAAATACGATCTCCCATCCAACCGCAAATGCGATCAAAGGTTCGCATTTTCGAACTTGTTTAAGCCGAGGGctcagtcgcaaatgcgacaaagcAATAAGAAATGCGAATAACGGGATGTCTGCAGTTGCGAACATTTTTTCGCACATGTGAAGTCTACCCtgccctgtaacgacccgaccggtcgttttgagagtaatagccccgataccctatttactgcttgtcccatatctttttctgctattgtgacttgccgggaggtttcgttttggtttttggagtattttgggatacttagtccctaaatggaggtttaagccttaagaTTTAGACCATAGTTGGGACTGTGTGAATACAATTTTGTCAgttctattagctccgttaggtaattttgtacttaggagcatgtccagattgtgttttggaggtccgtaacttatttaggcttcaaatggcaaaagtcaaatttttggagatttagaccggtagtgcaaattttgatatcggggtaggattcAAATTTTGAAGTTGTAGTAGGtctgtagtgttgaatatgacttgtgtgcaaaatttggggtcaatcggacgtggtttggtttgttttggcatcggttgtcgaatttggaagttttaagtttctttaagtttgatttggagggtgattcatgattttagcgttgtttgatgcgatttgagggctcaactaagttcgtatggtattttaggattggatggtatgtttggttaaagTCCCGGGGGTCTAAAGTGTGTTTCGGATGCCTAACAGATGAATTTTGGACTTAGCAAAGTTGCTGAgtttttgctggttctggtgtttcgcacctgcggagggaagACCGCAGGTGCAGACTTGCAAGTGCGGAGGATCAAGGGCAGATGTGGATTTCAGAGCCTTGAcgaggggtcgcaggtgcgaggaatttctgcatctgcgatgcccgcagatgcaccCAAGGATTCGCAGGCGCGGATgaagatcgcagaagcagacaatGTTCCGTAGGTGTACATGCACAGGTGCGGCCCCCATTGCAGCAGATGTGTACCCATCCCTCTTACGTATTTTCCATACCTGGAGGGTATTTTAGGCAAATGCGGTATCGTTGGTGCGACTCATGGCCTGCAAGTGCGAAGATCGCTGGCCAAAATGGGGCAGAATCGAGGGTTGAGGTTCATATTCACAAAtttaatttttgagctcgggagaaggctatttcttgagggattttcagagaaagctttggggtaacgattcctagcttatttttggttgtatttcattaatctattgttgttttcttcatttaattaaggaatctAAGTGAGAAAGTTGGGGAAATGGGGAAAAAGTTCCCCAAccaaatttttgaatttttgagtgGAATTTAGACATCgcatttggatgattttggtacaagtgatctcgtgagtgaatgtTCATAGTTGGTTACGTTTACCCGATTCCTAGACGTGGGCCTGGAGAGACGTTTTGGGCGTTTTTCTattttcttgccttagctttgacttcattagctagattagttactTGTGGCTATATTTACGTGATGTAATTGATTTGATTAGATTTGCGCCACtcggagttggatactcgtggcaagaacgtgatttcggatttgatttgagcttcgttcgaggtaagtggcttgcctaaccttatgtgggggaactccccttaggatttggtaccgtttttgatatatgagcactgtgtacgtaaggtgacgagtgcgtacatgggctattgTTGAAAAACTCGGTTTTTATTTAGTAAAATATTCGTCTTCCCTAACtgagctacactagcatatgCAATTATCCTGTTTAGTttagaataacatgtctacgtgtcttaattgtttatgtgaactctgtgcagcatgcttaatgaatttcctgcttcttccttgacttgtacttagtctaaatcgtaagaattCATGATGTAGTTGTATATGTATTGTTTGTGCTGCATATTTTCTTTGgtactatggaacggtattccagtagacccccctgtcttgcatattttctttgggactacagaacggtattccagtagatcccccatgtcttgcatatttactttgggacaacggaacggtatttcggtagTTCCCGCCTTCCTTGCATATTAACTTTGGGACTACgtaacggtattccggtagatcctccctgcacatttacgtttgggactatgggacggtatactgggagatcccctgttgttattacTGTGTTCttagctgttgtctttcattgattctattcctgttagatttccgtatttatttttattgtgatatttcattctgtcttatttcattatatttatacaagTACGGCCCttacctgatctcgtcactactcgactgaggttaggcttggcacttactgggtaccgttgtggtgtactcgcGCCCTTTCCttcacatgtttttcgtgtgcagattcaggttcatcttaccagcctcatcactagttgtagtcactgctgcttattggagatttcaaggtacatctaCCCAAGCTCGCAGATcctcgaagtccccctctattcacctatgttcatttttccttctttctatAAAAATGATATTTAGAACAGTTAAGACTTCTCAGTAGCTTGTGACTTGTGGGTTTTGGGAAAATATTCTTTGTACTTTTCAGAGGTGATAACTGTATATGCCGCCGGTAGCCCCGATTCAGCATGAGACTAGAGCAGCcacttctgaggcagagcaactcagacttgagaggtaccagaagtaccacctacctaccttcagcggattggctacaaatgatgctcagggttttttaGAGGAGTgttatcgtattctccgtactatgggcatagcggagacgagtgggctttcttttaccactttccaaCTTAAAGGAGCAgtctatcagtggtggcatgcttatgagttgagtagtccggttgaggcagcttcacttacacgGACTCAGTTCTcaaacatgtttttgagagagtatttCCCTCAgtgcctcagggactcatggcgcgcggagtttgagaagttgcgccagggtgctatgattgtGTCAAAGTATACAGTCCGCTTCAGAGATTCGGCCCGACATGTAGTGACCCTGGTTGTCAccgttcgagagagggttcaacgatttattgagggactccaccccagtataatgattagtatggctagggagctggagatggatattccttaccaacatgttgtgagtattgctaggagattggagggcatgcttgcccgggaccgagaggagagagaggtgAAGAGGTCTAGAGATACTGGCTCTTATTTTGGAGCTCGTTCTCCAGTAACtctccatggtaggggttatgtgggtCACCCAGTTCATTCAgctgccagtggtgttccagcctattctaggccccaggagccatattatgcactgccagtatctagtgtgcctcctgcttggggtacttttagcggccagtccagaaGACCTATCCCGAgtcagtcacaacagccacgccctcTGAGGGGTTGTTTTTTGTATGGCGACACCcaacatatggtgagggattgccccagacttaggagggttgcacctccacaaacgtctcagccaccacgtgctccaccaggtcctcaggccatgatcccagcaccagctaccgccccacctactcatccagctcgaggtggaggtcggggaggtcgaggtcgccctagaaggggaggtcatgacaggtattatgctcttccggcttgtatagaggcagttgcttctaacTCTGTCATTAtaagtattgttccagtctgtgatagagatgcatcaattttatttgacccaggctctacgtattcatatgtgtcctcttcctttgccccatatttgggtgtatctcgggattctttgagttcccttatttatgtgtctactcctgtgtgagattctcttgttgtggactgcgtgtatcagttgtgtttgattgctcttagtggttttgagactagagccgacatattattactcagcatggtagattttgatgttatcttgggcatggactggttgtcaccccattatgttattcttgattgtcacgctaagaccgtgacgctagcTATGCTAGGTTTACTGCGATTAGAGTGGAAgaagtaccttagagtatactcctagcCGAGTTatctcatttcttaaagctcaacgaatggttgagaaggggtgtgacgtgtatctagcttatgtgagagatgtcagtattgatacccctagagttgagtcagttccagtagtgagggactatctAGATGTGTTcctagctgatcttccgggcatgccgccagacagagatattaatttcggcattgatttgttgccgggctctcagcccatctctattcctccataccgtatggatCCTCCCGAGttgaaggagttgcttgataagggctacATTCGGcacagtgtgtcaccttggggtgctcctgtcttgtttgtgaagaaacaatatggttctatgcgcatgtgtattgattatcgctagttgaacaaagtcacagtaaaGAACGGGTAtcccttgcctcgtattgatgacctatttgatcagctacatggTGCCAAAATATTTtgcaagattgacttgcgttaaggttatcatcagttgaagattcgggagccagatatcccgaagactactttcaggactagATATGGACATTACgcattccttgtgatgtcatttgggctgaccaatgcccctatcgcctttatgcacttgttgcacagtgtgttccgggcctatattgattcttttgtcatcatattc
This sequence is a window from Nicotiana tomentosiformis chromosome 5, ASM39032v3, whole genome shotgun sequence. Protein-coding genes within it:
- the LOC138892189 gene encoding uncharacterized protein, producing MPPVAPIQHETRAATSEAEQLRLERYQKYHLPTFSGLATNDAQGFLEECYRILRTMGIAETSGLSFTTFQLKGAVYQWWHAYELSSPVEAASLTRTQFSNMFLREYFPQCLRDSWRAEFEKLRQGAMIVSKRLEGMLARDREEREVKRSRDTGSYFGARSPVTLHGRGYVGHPVHSAASGVPAYSRPQEPYYALPVSSVPPAWAQRMVEKGCDVYLAYVRDVSIDTPRVESVPVVRDYLDVFLADLPGMPPDRDINFGIDLLPGSQPISIPPYRMDPPELKELLDKGYIRHSVSPWGAPVLFVKKQYGSMRMCIDYR